The Streptococcus oralis Uo5 genome includes a window with the following:
- the hemH gene encoding ferrochelatase, with translation MKKAILMMTFGSPEEISFEGVAEFFTNIRRGVRPQDHEIQTLYDNYVLIGGTPLQRITREEVDLVKEHLGEEYGIYFANKFSRPFIPDVIKQMETDGVEECICLILEPHYSFYSVMGYEKFLESQQIRFLVIKDWYQQQPLLDFWTDEIRKILRNEVGEESFKVIFSAHSVPIFALDYGDPYIDQIFDNSKLIAEQLGLTADQYTNTWQSESDIGIPWIKPDVLEYLREQKQHPEHYIFVPISFISEHIEVLFDNDVECYELCQELDVTYHRPPMPNTDIRLIDALVATVRANEDKEFKAFLPEEETFDELAPSATTKDIMEETDDLQMPEFVKKLIEKKGRENVKMPYLIKKMLEKAGKLPKE, from the coding sequence ATGAAAAAAGCAATATTAATGATGACCTTTGGATCTCCAGAGGAGATTAGTTTTGAAGGAGTAGCAGAATTTTTTACAAACATTCGTCGTGGAGTTAGACCCCAAGACCACGAGATCCAGACTCTCTATGACAACTATGTCCTTATCGGCGGGACACCCTTGCAGCGGATTACACGTGAGGAGGTTGATTTAGTCAAGGAACATTTAGGCGAGGAGTACGGTATCTACTTTGCCAACAAATTTTCTCGTCCCTTTATTCCAGACGTGATCAAGCAGATGGAAACTGATGGTGTTGAAGAATGTATCTGTTTGATTTTGGAACCTCATTATTCTTTTTACTCAGTCATGGGGTATGAAAAGTTTCTGGAAAGCCAGCAGATCCGATTTTTAGTCATTAAGGACTGGTATCAACAGCAGCCTTTGCTGGACTTCTGGACAGATGAGATTAGAAAAATTTTACGAAATGAGGTGGGGGAAGAATCGTTCAAGGTAATCTTTTCAGCACACAGTGTTCCCATTTTTGCCTTAGACTATGGAGATCCATATATCGATCAGATTTTCGATAATAGCAAGCTAATCGCTGAACAACTCGGCCTAACAGCCGACCAGTATACCAATACTTGGCAGAGCGAAAGCGATATTGGAATCCCTTGGATCAAGCCAGATGTTTTAGAATATTTACGAGAACAAAAGCAACATCCCGAGCATTATATTTTTGTCCCGATTAGTTTTATCAGTGAGCACATCGAAGTCCTGTTTGACAACGATGTAGAATGTTATGAGTTGTGTCAAGAATTAGATGTCACCTACCATCGCCCACCTATGCCCAATACGGATATCCGTTTAATTGACGCATTAGTTGCTACTGTAAGAGCGAATGAAGACAAAGAATTTAAAGCTTTTCTCCCAGAAGAAGAAACTTTTGATGAGTTAGCTCCTTCGGCAACTACCAAGGATATCATGGAGGAGACAGACGACCTTCAGATGCCAGAATTTGTCAAAAAACTCATTGAGAAAAAAGGTCGTGAAAATGTGAAGATGCCTTACTTGATTAAGAAAATGCTCGAAAAGGCTGGGAAGTTACCAAAAGAGTAA
- the srtB gene encoding class B sortase — protein MKTSTSRKVIKVILSLFLVFFCLFTADRVLASDYDHYNPIEKDASSTGFETLQHLNKDVCGWISLDGTKVDYPLLQSQDNVKYLDRNAFGDYTVSGSIFLDYRFNPNFTDFNTIIYGHSMASGAMFGEIQKFANQEFFENHRYGSIYYNGRERGLEIFGILEVDAYDTEIYRTLSSNDEEHQAYYQYLLSKAKYKRDVSLTSTDKIVLLSTCFLNITNGRHILLAKITDAPVKAAQDKSGEAVGTRYFDQGIPTHWIYILAFLLLIIVILLLVVIILIMRRDKKTKEQKK, from the coding sequence ATGAAAACAAGTACGAGTCGCAAAGTTATAAAGGTCATTCTATCCCTCTTTCTAGTTTTTTTCTGTCTTTTTACAGCTGATAGAGTCCTTGCGAGTGACTACGATCATTATAATCCCATTGAAAAGGATGCCAGCAGTACGGGCTTTGAAACCTTGCAGCACCTCAACAAGGATGTTTGTGGTTGGATTAGCCTTGATGGGACCAAGGTAGACTATCCCCTCTTGCAGAGTCAGGACAATGTCAAATACCTTGACCGCAATGCTTTTGGCGATTATACTGTGTCAGGGTCTATTTTTCTAGACTATCGTTTTAACCCCAACTTTACCGACTTTAACACCATCATTTATGGTCACTCCATGGCTTCTGGAGCTATGTTTGGTGAGATACAAAAGTTTGCTAACCAAGAGTTTTTCGAAAATCACCGTTATGGCTCTATCTACTACAATGGTCGAGAACGTGGTCTTGAGATTTTTGGGATTTTAGAAGTGGACGCCTATGACACGGAGATTTACCGAACCTTGAGTTCCAATGACGAGGAACATCAGGCATACTATCAGTATTTGCTAAGTAAAGCCAAGTACAAGCGGGATGTCTCCTTGACTTCAACGGATAAGATTGTTTTATTAAGCACCTGTTTCCTTAACATTACCAACGGACGACATATCCTATTAGCTAAAATAACGGATGCACCAGTAAAAGCTGCACAGGATAAAAGTGGAGAAGCAGTAGGGACACGCTATTTTGACCAAGGAATTCCAACGCATTGGATTTATATCCTTGCCTTTCTTCTCCTGATTATCGTTATTTTACTCCTTGTTGTTATCATCCTAATCATGAGACGAGATAAAAAGACTAAAGAACAAAAGAAATAG
- the srtB gene encoding class B sortase: MKIKREKPKRSLSRRLVLAVDALMNHILLLLTALVFLFGFYALWDANQVYSQASSSEYEAYRPVSTTEKDELASFSGFHKLQQVNPEVLGWINVYGTNIDYPLVQAKDNEKYLNKDSKGEFAATGAIFLEARNESKFEDFNTIIYGHHVENGVMFGDVAKFSDKEFFDQHRYGSIYYNGVEKGLEIFEMLEVDAYDFNIYDPGINGDDRRQEYIDHLLSVAIHKRDITLGPNDHIILLSTCFLDVTNGRHIVVAKITDTVPKNTFHTKKSKPFPYSVFDDSSLGRFLSSIPLWIWYIILFILLLLLIFLLIILYLILRRRREAKEEGADTITD; this comes from the coding sequence ATGAAAATCAAGCGTGAGAAACCAAAAAGGAGTTTGTCTAGGCGTCTGGTCCTTGCTGTAGATGCATTGATGAATCATATCTTGCTCCTCTTGACAGCCTTAGTCTTTCTCTTTGGTTTCTACGCCCTTTGGGATGCCAATCAGGTTTATTCTCAGGCTTCATCAAGTGAGTATGAGGCCTATAGACCAGTAAGTACTACTGAGAAGGATGAGCTTGCTAGTTTTTCTGGCTTTCACAAGCTACAGCAAGTCAACCCAGAGGTTCTCGGTTGGATCAATGTCTATGGCACCAATATTGACTATCCCTTAGTCCAAGCTAAAGACAATGAAAAATACTTGAACAAGGATTCCAAGGGAGAATTTGCAGCTACAGGGGCTATTTTCCTTGAGGCTCGAAATGAATCCAAGTTCGAGGACTTTAATACCATCATCTACGGACACCATGTAGAAAATGGGGTTATGTTTGGAGATGTAGCAAAGTTTTCTGATAAGGAATTTTTTGACCAGCATCGCTACGGTAGTATTTACTATAATGGCGTTGAAAAAGGTCTTGAAATCTTTGAAATGCTCGAGGTGGACGCCTATGACTTTAACATCTACGATCCAGGTATTAATGGGGATGATCGGCGCCAAGAATATATCGATCACTTACTCTCGGTTGCCATTCACAAACGAGACATTACACTGGGGCCAAATGACCATATCATCCTTCTCAGTACCTGTTTCCTAGACGTAACAAATGGGAGACATATCGTAGTTGCCAAGATTACGGATACGGTTCCAAAGAACACCTTCCATACGAAAAAATCAAAACCATTCCCTTACAGCGTCTTTGATGATTCGTCGCTCGGACGATTTCTCTCATCGATTCCTTTGTGGATATGGTACATCATCTTGTTTATCTTGCTCTTGCTATTGATCTTCTTGCTCATCATCCTCTACTTAATCTTGCGTCGTAGAAGAGAAGCAAAGGAAGAAGGAGCAGATACCATTACTGACTAA
- a CDS encoding Spy0128 family protein: MTIYEKRNLKIKGIIMKKTFLKKLVTASIAAVTALSVFRGVPTFADENSDATAMSNGETNAQVSINKVLNIAEGITTPLANFTFTFTPKNGNSNNGVPYETINASNGQIADKTINYSERDVLQPNQTSIKKETGNIFANVTYTHAGEYVYTVAEKQNDGWRAIQRGDDAIDSMTYDNRSYEMHVIVKNKSTSGVYISSVYFKQETTGATAKVKPSEKGPTYKYDLFTNIYRKNAGKITDPNHPHPNNPHLAKFNPKVDSLVIKKVVSGGTADKSKDFTFKLTFKKASTEDRTSIVGKIGNVSKTFEYGKETIITLHHDQSLVFDTIPAGTRYKLVETGSQGYTASAAYWENGVSKTQAGRISADLTQDSILVGEKRNENTITNSVQDVTPTGLLIDNLPFILMIGLGLAGFVVLSKKRRQA, encoded by the coding sequence ATGACAATTTATGAAAAAAGAAATTTAAAAATAAAAGGAATAATCATGAAAAAAACATTTTTGAAAAAATTAGTTACTGCAAGTATTGCAGCTGTAACCGCCTTGTCGGTCTTTAGAGGAGTGCCAACATTTGCGGATGAAAACTCTGATGCAACCGCAATGTCCAATGGAGAAACAAATGCACAAGTATCCATTAACAAGGTGTTGAATATTGCAGAAGGAATCACTACACCACTAGCTAACTTTACCTTTACTTTCACTCCGAAAAACGGTAACTCGAATAACGGAGTACCATATGAAACAATCAATGCTTCAAACGGTCAAATAGCAGATAAAACAATTAATTATTCTGAAAGAGATGTTTTGCAACCAAATCAAACTAGTATTAAGAAAGAAACTGGAAATATTTTTGCAAACGTGACTTACACACACGCTGGAGAATATGTCTATACTGTAGCTGAAAAACAAAATGACGGTTGGAGAGCAATTCAAAGAGGTGATGATGCAATTGACTCAATGACATATGATAATCGTAGCTATGAAATGCATGTTATTGTAAAAAATAAATCAACGAGTGGTGTGTATATCTCATCTGTGTACTTTAAACAAGAAACAACAGGGGCCACAGCTAAAGTGAAACCATCTGAAAAAGGGCCTACTTACAAATATGATTTGTTCACAAATATCTATCGTAAAAATGCTGGTAAGATAACAGATCCAAATCACCCCCATCCTAATAATCCGCACCTTGCGAAGTTTAATCCTAAAGTTGACTCATTAGTAATTAAAAAAGTTGTTTCAGGAGGAACTGCAGATAAATCGAAAGATTTCACTTTCAAGCTTACTTTCAAAAAAGCATCTACTGAAGATAGAACATCTATTGTAGGAAAAATCGGGAATGTTTCTAAAACTTTCGAATACGGAAAAGAAACAATAATTACACTACACCATGATCAATCCTTAGTATTTGATACAATCCCAGCAGGTACTCGTTATAAATTGGTTGAAACAGGATCTCAGGGCTATACAGCTTCAGCTGCTTATTGGGAAAATGGAGTATCTAAAACTCAAGCAGGCAGAATTTCAGCTGATTTGACTCAAGATAGTATTTTAGTTGGCGAAAAACGAAATGAAAACACAATCACCAATAGCGTTCAAGACGTTACCCCTACTGGTCTCTTGATTGACAACCTTCCTTTCATCTTGATGATTGGTCTTGGTTTGGCTGGATTTGTTGTTTTGTCTAAAAAACGCAGACAAGCTTAG
- the sipA gene encoding PI-2 pilus system signal peptidase SipA, with product MLLKKKHKKTVTQVNRDKSPPSVWGDILYLVSKLLMVGFVLATLYFFVFGLLRYNDDGMKPALKDGDLVVYYRLDKRYSIGDLLVYSYKGKERVARVIATEGSTIDINENGLIINGSPQQEQDIYKETLLYKEGATFPMKVPAGQLFVLGDNRTTAVDSRAFGTIPIQDTHGKVVTVLRRRGF from the coding sequence ATGCTACTTAAAAAGAAACATAAGAAAACAGTAACACAAGTCAATCGGGATAAGTCTCCGCCGAGTGTATGGGGAGATATCCTCTACTTAGTCAGTAAGCTTCTGATGGTTGGGTTTGTACTGGCCACGCTTTACTTTTTTGTCTTTGGACTATTGAGATATAATGACGATGGCATGAAACCAGCCTTAAAAGATGGCGACTTGGTTGTCTACTATAGGTTGGATAAACGTTATTCGATTGGTGATCTGCTCGTCTATAGTTATAAGGGCAAGGAAAGAGTGGCGCGTGTCATAGCAACCGAAGGAAGTACGATCGATATAAACGAAAATGGTCTCATCATCAATGGTTCTCCTCAACAAGAGCAGGATATCTACAAAGAAACGCTGCTCTATAAGGAAGGGGCTACCTTCCCAATGAAAGTCCCAGCAGGACAACTCTTTGTCCTCGGAGACAATCGAACAACGGCTGTAGATAGTCGTGCTTTTGGAACCATTCCTATACAGGATACCCATGGCAAGGTGGTAACAGTCCTAAGGCGACGGGGCTTTTGA
- the pitA gene encoding PI-2 pilus tip adhesin PitA codes for MNIRFDFKKVQIIARRLVTLLAILFLCAPISLLNADSTTEPQTTLHKTITPISGQDDKYELSLDITSKLGTETQTDPLDVVLVADLSGSMQNQDVQSFDGRTISRIDALKNTLRGTNGRKGLIDTILSNSNNRLSMVGFGGKIDNKKVDQYWDGNKWRLFRPYWPYERMTKYYDGVSPWDDANTILGWSNNARAAKTAVYNMSIAGGNSIGTESGIGTGTNIGAGLTLANQLMGSARSNAKKVVILLSDGFANMVYDANGYTIYNYNNEDPNIETAPQWFWDRLNNNLNSLSYSLAPTLDGFYSIKFRYSNNVDSITSLQYYIRQHNASIPNEILSANDEDQLRDSFKNITDKILPLGVHHVTIKDVLSKYVQLLPNGSSEFRVVKEKDGSSETLTEEQVTFETKTSSEGLVEVTANFSPNYSLEDGARYVLKFKVTSSQDALDAIAGDKKIEAGDAEGSDVNKLYSNKGASVTYSYGIGTSQTKTKEYSDNPTFKPSDPLTVPVEVEWQGVTGARTVITADQPSNVELKLVQKNKNGGPDNQDYRKTNVNVSKNVSNETRNFEKVAKGYQYDLIAPDVPAFTKEIKNVGTETKPSFKVIYKQLPSLTIKKVLEAENNLNKEFRIKVKLTSPDSKPLNGTFGEITVVNGEAEIRVEKRKRWKGILSYLPRGTHYKVEEEAASTNGYHVTYENQEGDLNKDETSIVTNHKLPSLSVTKKVTGVFANLLKSFKITINIRDAQNSPLNGTYNATVNNKRTPLQFTNGRASIDLNKDQTIKIDGLPLNSHYTIEEESNSSRGYQVSYENQEGKLDGDKSATVTNNKNSVPETGVDFLSSTLVLGIILPLGGIFFTILLGYLVVHRRK; via the coding sequence ATGAACATTCGCTTCGATTTTAAGAAAGTTCAAATTATTGCGCGCCGTTTAGTTACACTGTTAGCTATTCTGTTTTTGTGTGCTCCGATAAGTCTGTTAAATGCAGATTCTACTACAGAACCTCAGACAACTCTTCATAAAACGATTACTCCGATATCAGGACAGGATGACAAGTATGAGTTGTCATTGGATATCACTTCCAAACTGGGAACGGAGACCCAAACGGATCCCTTGGATGTTGTTTTAGTAGCAGACCTCTCAGGAAGTATGCAGAATCAGGATGTTCAATCTTTTGATGGCCGGACGATCAGTCGGATTGACGCATTGAAAAATACTCTAAGAGGAACGAATGGTCGTAAGGGCTTAATTGATACCATTCTATCCAATTCCAATAACCGCTTATCTATGGTAGGATTTGGTGGGAAAATTGACAATAAAAAGGTTGATCAGTATTGGGATGGAAATAAATGGAGACTTTTTAGACCATACTGGCCCTATGAACGGATGACAAAATACTATGATGGTGTTTCACCATGGGATGATGCTAACACGATTTTAGGATGGAGTAACAATGCTCGTGCTGCTAAAACAGCGGTATACAACATGAGTATTGCAGGAGGTAATTCCATTGGTACTGAGTCAGGGATTGGTACTGGGACCAATATTGGGGCTGGATTAACCTTGGCCAATCAGTTAATGGGAAGTGCAAGATCTAATGCTAAGAAAGTCGTTATTTTGCTTTCAGATGGCTTTGCGAATATGGTCTACGATGCCAATGGTTACACTATATATAACTACAATAACGAGGATCCTAATATCGAAACAGCTCCCCAGTGGTTTTGGGATAGATTAAATAATAATTTAAATAGTCTATCATATAGCTTGGCTCCAACACTTGATGGTTTTTATTCGATTAAATTTCGTTATTCAAACAATGTCGACAGTATTACCAGTCTGCAATATTATATAAGACAACATAATGCCTCCATTCCAAATGAAATATTATCTGCAAATGATGAAGACCAGTTACGGGACAGTTTCAAAAATATCACTGATAAGATTCTGCCACTGGGAGTCCACCACGTGACCATCAAGGATGTTCTTTCTAAGTATGTTCAGTTATTACCTAATGGATCTTCAGAGTTTCGTGTCGTTAAAGAGAAAGATGGTAGCAGTGAAACATTAACCGAAGAGCAAGTAACTTTTGAAACCAAGACAAGTTCAGAAGGTTTAGTGGAGGTTACAGCTAATTTTTCTCCTAATTATTCCTTGGAAGATGGCGCTAGATATGTACTAAAATTTAAAGTTACATCTAGTCAAGATGCTTTGGATGCCATTGCTGGTGATAAGAAGATAGAGGCTGGTGATGCTGAAGGTTCTGATGTCAATAAACTCTATTCCAATAAAGGTGCCAGTGTCACCTATTCCTATGGAATAGGCACCTCCCAAACCAAGACCAAAGAATACTCTGACAACCCAACATTTAAGCCTTCGGATCCATTAACGGTACCAGTGGAAGTTGAATGGCAAGGTGTGACGGGTGCGAGAACTGTTATTACAGCTGATCAACCGAGTAATGTTGAGCTGAAACTGGTTCAAAAGAACAAGAACGGAGGTCCTGATAATCAAGACTATCGAAAGACCAATGTGAATGTTAGTAAAAACGTATCTAATGAAACGAGGAACTTTGAAAAAGTTGCCAAAGGATATCAATACGATTTAATTGCACCGGACGTCCCAGCCTTTACCAAAGAAATAAAAAATGTTGGTACAGAAACTAAACCATCCTTCAAGGTAATCTATAAACAATTGCCAAGTCTGACGATTAAGAAAGTGTTGGAAGCAGAAAACAACTTGAACAAGGAGTTTAGGATTAAGGTAAAACTAACCTCTCCTGATTCTAAGCCATTGAATGGAACTTTTGGCGAGATAACTGTTGTGAATGGAGAAGCGGAGATCCGTGTCGAAAAACGAAAGCGTTGGAAAGGTATTCTAAGCTATCTTCCTCGGGGAACCCATTACAAAGTTGAAGAAGAAGCGGCATCGACGAACGGTTACCACGTTACATATGAGAATCAAGAGGGCGATCTGAATAAAGACGAAACCAGTATTGTCACGAATCACAAGCTTCCAAGTTTATCCGTTACAAAAAAGGTTACTGGGGTATTTGCCAATCTATTAAAATCCTTCAAGATTACGATTAACATAAGGGACGCTCAGAACAGCCCACTGAATGGAACCTATAATGCAACGGTGAATAATAAAAGAACCCCTCTGCAATTTACGAATGGTCGAGCGTCTATTGATCTCAACAAAGACCAAACCATAAAAATTGATGGACTTCCACTCAATAGTCACTATACTATTGAAGAGGAATCAAACTCTTCGCGTGGATATCAGGTATCTTATGAAAATCAAGAAGGCAAGCTAGATGGGGATAAGTCCGCGACAGTCACGAATAATAAGAATAGCGTACCTGAAACCGGAGTTGACTTCCTCAGCAGTACACTCGTGTTAGGAATAATCCTTCCTCTAGGAGGTATCTTCTTTACAATCCTACTCGGCTATCTAGTGGTACATAGGAGAAAATAA
- the pepT gene encoding peptidase T translates to MTYPNLLDRFLTYVKVNTRSDEHSTTTPSTQSQVDFATNVLIPEMKRVGLQNVYYLPNGFAIGTLPANDPNLTRKIGFISHMDTADFNSEGVNPQVIENYDGGVIDLGDSGFKLDPADFKSLEKYPGQTLITTDGTTLLGADDKSGIAEIMTAIEYLTAHPEIKHCEIRVGFGPDEEIGVGANKFDAADFDVDFAYTVDGGPLGELQYETFSAAAAELHFQGRNVHPGTAKGQMVNALQLAIDFHNQLSENDRPELTDGYQGFYHLMDVSGSVEEARASYIIRDFEKDAFEARKAAMQSIADKMNQELGNNRVTLTLTDQYYNMKEVIEKDMTPITIAKAVMEDLGITPIIEPIRGGTDGSKISFMGIPTPNIFAGGENMHGRFEYVSLQTMERAVDTIIGIVSYKD, encoded by the coding sequence ATGACTTATCCGAACCTTTTAGATCGTTTCTTGACCTACGTTAAGGTCAATACGCGTTCTGATGAACACTCTACTACTACTCCAAGTACGCAAAGCCAGGTTGATTTTGCGACCAATGTTCTTATTCCTGAAATGAAACGTGTCGGTCTGCAAAACGTCTACTACCTTCCAAATGGTTTTGCGATTGGTACCTTACCAGCTAACGATCCAAACTTGACACGCAAGATTGGCTTCATCTCCCACATGGATACCGCTGATTTTAATTCTGAAGGAGTTAATCCGCAAGTCATCGAAAATTACGATGGTGGAGTTATCGACTTGGGTGATTCTGGATTTAAACTCGATCCTGCTGATTTCAAGAGCCTTGAGAAATATCCAGGCCAAACGCTTATCACAACTGATGGCACGACCTTGCTGGGGGCTGATGACAAGTCAGGGATTGCTGAAATTATGACTGCTATTGAATATCTGACTGCTCATCCCGAAATCAAACACTGTGAAATCCGTGTTGGTTTTGGCCCCGATGAAGAAATTGGCGTTGGTGCCAATAAATTTGATGCAGCTGACTTTGACGTTGACTTTGCCTATACTGTTGATGGTGGTCCGCTAGGAGAACTTCAGTACGAGACTTTCTCAGCAGCTGCCGCTGAACTACATTTCCAAGGACGCAATGTTCACCCTGGTACTGCTAAAGGTCAGATGGTCAATGCCCTTCAGCTAGCAATTGATTTTCATAATCAACTTTCAGAGAATGACCGACCTGAACTGACAGATGGTTACCAAGGTTTCTATCATCTTATGGATGTGTCAGGTAGTGTCGAGGAGGCGCGTGCAAGCTACATCATTCGCGATTTTGAAAAGGATGCCTTTGAAGCACGTAAAGCAGCTATGCAGTCTATTGCTGACAAGATGAATCAAGAGCTTGGGAATAATCGCGTGACCCTAACTCTGACAGACCAGTACTACAATATGAAGGAAGTCATCGAGAAAGACATGACACCTATTACTATTGCTAAAGCTGTTATGGAAGATCTAGGGATTACGCCTATTATCGAACCAATTCGCGGTGGGACTGATGGGTCTAAGATTTCCTTTATGGGAATTCCAACTCCAAATATCTTTGCTGGTGGTGAAAACATGCATGGACGTTTTGAATACGTCAGCCTTCAAACTATGGAGCGTGCGGTGGATACCATCATTGGCATTGTATCTTATAAAGACTAA